The following coding sequences lie in one Cryptococcus gattii WM276 chromosome L, complete sequence genomic window:
- a CDS encoding Cleavage and polyadenylation specificity factor, putative (Similar to TIGR gene model, INSD accession AAW45137.1) yields the protein MIPRRHHFKPAPQPTVQVLQPPDEDAPSLTITMLGAGQEVGRSCCVIEHRGKKIVCDAGLHPAQPGIGALPFIDELDWSTVDALLITHFHVDHAAALPYIMEKTNFKDGNGKVYMTHATKAIYGLTMMDTVRLNDQNPDTSGRLYDEADVQSSWQSTIAVDYHQDIVIAGGLRFTPYHAGHVLGASMFLIEIAGLKILYTGDYSREEDRHLVMAEIPPVKPDVMICESTFGVHTLPDRKEKEEQFTTLVANIVRRGGRCLMPIPSFGNGQELALLLDEYWNDHPELQNIPVYFASSLFQRGMRVYKTYVHTMNANIRSRFARRDNPFDFRFVKWLKDPQKLRENKGPCVIMSSPQFMSFGLSRDLLEEWAPDSKNGVIVTGYSIEGTMARTLLSEPDHIESLKGGNIPRRLTVKEISFGAHVDYAQNSKFIQEIGAQHVVLVHGEASQMGRLRAALRDTYAAKGQEINIHTPKNCEPLTLTFRQERMVKAIGSLASTRPEHGTSVKGLLVSKDFSYTLLSPADLHDFTGLSTSTIIQKQGVAISVDWAVVRWYLEGMYGEVEEGIDEEGKPAFTIMNGVQVVQISPTAVELRWKSSSSNDMIADSALALLLGIDGSPATAKLTASPNKHACNHSHSHSLSHSDLHSNTYPGDKSAKVVASNPEFERLRMFLEAHFGHVEGPNLRPPLAQGADGEKIENGENDKDGDDWLTMDVKLDNHTARIDLISMRVESESAELQKRVETVLEMALTTVKSLSQTFLGGGLDVDMVEKVEPGESDS from the exons ATGATACCAAGACGCCACCACTTCAAGCCGGCTCCACAACCAACAGTACAAGTCCTCCAACCCCCGGACGAAGATGCCCCTTCACTCACAATTACCATGCTCGGCGCAGGCCAGGAAGTCGGCAGGTCCTGCTGTGTCATAGAGCACAGAGGAAAGAAAATTGTATGCGATGCCGGTCTACACCCAGCACAACCTGGTATAGGAGCTCTGCCATTCATCGATGAACTTGATTGGTCGACTGTGGATGCGTTGTTAATTACTCA TTTCCATGTAGACCATGCGGCTGCTTTGCCTTATATTATGGAGAAG ACCAATTTTAAAGATGGTAACGGGAAGGTGTACATGACGCACGCTACAAAAGCTATCTATGGATTGACTATGATGGATACTGTACGACTAAA TGATCAAAATCCAGACACTTCCGGTCGTCTATACGACGAAGCTGACGTTCAGTCATCCTGGCAATCCACCATAGCAGTTGATTATCATCAAGATATCGTCATCGCCGGTGGCCTCAGATTTACCCCCTACCATGCTGGCCACGTCCTTGGAGCGTCCATGTTCCTCATCGAGATTGCTGGGTTGAAGATCTTGTATACAGGAGATTATTCACGAGAGGAGGATAGGCATCTGGTGATGGCGGAGATTCCACCTGTGAAACCTGATGTGATGATTTGCGAGAGCACGTTCGGTGTGCATACATTACCAGAtaggaaggagaaggaggagcagTTCACAA CGTTAGTCGCCAATATCGTCCGAAGAGGTGGGCGATGCCTCATGCCTATCCCTTCCTTTGGAAATGGTCAAGAACTCGCACTTCTCCTTGACGAATACTGGAACGATCACCCCGAACTCCAAAACATCCCGGTCTACTTTGcctcctccctcttccaaCGCGGTATGCGTGTTTACAAAACCTATGTTCATACTATGAACGCCAATATCCGATCGCGATTCGCCAGGCGAGATAACCCATTTGATTTCAGGTTTGTCAAATGGTTAAAAGATCCCCAGAAGCTTAGGGAGAATAAGGGCCCATGTGTGATCATGTCTTCACCTCAGTTTATGAGTTTTGGGCTCAGTCGTGATTTGCTGGAAGAATGGGCGCCGGATTCTAAGAATGGGGTGATTGTCACTGGGTACTCTATTGAGGGCACTATGGCCAGG ACTCTCTTAAGCGAACCGGACCACATCGAATCCCTTAAAGGAGGCAATATCCCTCGCCGCCTAACAGTTAAAGAAATTTCTTTCGGCGCTCACGTCGATTACGCCCAAAATTCAAAATTCATCCAAGAAATAGGTGCTCAGCACGTTGTCCTCGTGCATGGAGAAGCTTCACAAATGGGGAGATTGAGAGCGGCGTTGAGAGACACGTATGCGGCCAAGGGGCAGGAAATTAATATCCATACGCCAAAAAATTGTGAACCTTTGACTCTTACTTTTAGACAAGAACGGATGGTTAAG GCTATCGGATCTTTAGCATCCACTAGACCTGAACACGGTACCTCCGTCAAAGGCCTTCTCGTCTCCAAAGACTTTTCCTATACTCTCCTCTCCCCCGCCGATTTACATGATTTCACGGGTCTTTCGACGAGCACGATCATCCAGAAGCAGGGGGTGGCGATAAGTGTAGATTGGGCGGTGGTGAGATGGTATTTGGAGGGGATGTATGgggaggtggaggaaggTATTGATGAAGAGGGCAAACCTGCTTTTACC ATTATGAACGGTGTCCAAGTGGTGCAGATATCTCCAACCGCTGTAGAACTACGATGGAAATCAAGTTCGAGTAACGATATGATTGCCGATTCGGCTTTGGCATTGTTGTTGGGTATAGATGGGAGCCCTGCCACAGCTAAGC TCACCGCATCACCTAACAAACACGCCTGTAACCATTCCCATTCCCACTCACTCTCCCATTCCGACTTGCATTCCAATACCTACCCGGGCGACAAATCCGCCAAGGTAGTGGCTTCCAACCCCGAATTCGAAAGATTACGCATGTTTCTTGAAGCGCATTTCGGACATGTAGAGGGACCGAATTTGAGACCACCCCTTGCTCAAGGAGCGGATGGGGAGAAAATTGAAAATGGGGAGAACGATAAGGACGGGGACGACTGGTTGACTATGGATGTGAAGCTAGATAATCACACAGCGCGGATAGATCTGATTTCTATG CGCGTGGAGTCTGAATCAGCTGAGCTTCAGAAACGTGTGGAAACAGTATTGGAGATGGCGTTGACAACTGTCAAGTCTCTGTCACAAACTTTTTTGGGAGGGGGCCTGGACGTTGATATGGTGGAGAAGGTGGAGCCCGGTGAGAGTGATAGTTGA
- a CDS encoding B-type regulatory subunit of protein phosphatase 2A (PP2A), putative; Rts1p (Similar to TIGR gene model, INSD accession AAW45141.1) — MKGLKKAMNLSRTKSSEKSKSPNPPAHKQSAVSPGPSSPAVNSPGRQASDAPAFQGGTPITPRRSPINDKTSPAPPLVVISGAPQPPPINSEMPSDPIPHSPHGRYGSPERTLGPDGQPTPPKVGQMNRLRGPKDTIPAVGKTPRKQRSSRFYVTEKVEIEKLPSFADVRPEQRNELFVQKLQQCRVLFDFNDASSDLEGKQIKSQTLHEMLEYITSQRGVITESIYPEVVSMFATNLFRSIPPQVNPTGDAFDPEEDEPVLELAWPHLQIVYEFFLRFVESPDFNTNIGKRYIDQSFVLQLLELFDSEDPRERDFLKTTLHRIYGKFLNLRAFIRRSISHVFFQFVYETERHNGIAELLEILGSIINGFALPLKEEHKTFLTRALIPLHKAKSLALYHPQLAYCVVQFLEKDPALTEEVVLGLLRYWPKVNSPKEVMFLNEVEEILDVIEHNEFIKIMQPLFVQLARCINSAHFQVAERALYYWNNEYIVNLMGEHISIILPIVFPALYQNSKTHWNRTIHGMVYNALKLFMEINQEVFEECQNNYRAQRKAESERGIERYDEWLRLREQAIQNWESTHPSLPLPERLQEPPPPRPEAYEDEPMVDVSVEMTADGFDPGESFTLDRSIGEEMVPVADPEVEKRPISPTSPTQILGQQGQAPPPSPTPSGGGGGIAPHLRRKSVLPIDAEVMQDLQNHTSLENEAKP, encoded by the exons ATGAAGGGGCTCAAAAAGGCAATG AACCTGTCCCGCACAAAGTCCAGCGAAAAGTCAAAGTCCCCCAACCCTCCTGCGCATAAACAGTCCGCCGTATCCCCCGGCCCATCATCCCCCGCCGTCAACTCTCCCGGCCGCCAGGCGTCCGATGCCCCCGCTTTCCAGGGCGGCACACCCATCACGCCGCGCCGATCTCCGATAAACGATAAAACCTCGCCAGCACCTCCGCTCGTGGTGATCTCGGGTGCGCCGCAGCCGCCTCCCATCAATAGCGAGATGCCATCGGATCCCATTCCCCACAGCCCGCATGGAAGGTATGGTTCGCCCGAAAGAACGCTTGGCCCGGATGGACAGCCGACACCACCGAAAGTTGGGCAGATGAACAGGTTGAGAGGACCAAAGGACACGATTCCGGCTGTGGGCAAGACACCTCGAAAACAGAGAAGTAGCAGGTTTTACGTGACGGAAAAAGTTGAGATTGAAAAGTTGCCCAGCTTTGCAGATGTGAGGCCCGAGCAAAGGAATGAGCTGTTTGTGCAAAAGCTGCAGCAGTGCCGAGTTCTTTTCGATTTCAACGATGCCAGTAGTGATTTAGAGGGGAAACAAATCAAGTCACAGACGCTTCACGAAATGCTCGAGTACATTACGAGTCAAAGAGGCGTCATCACGGAGAGCATTTACCCTGAAGTGGTTAGCATG TTTGCGACAAACCTGTTTCGATCCATTCCGCCGCAAGTGAACCCGACGGGCGACGCGTTTGACCCAGAGGAAGACGAGCCTGTGCTTGAACTTGCGTGGCCGCATCTTCAAATCGTATACGAATTTTTCCTCCGCTTTGTCGAAAGTCCCGACTTTAACACGAACATTGGAAAACGATATATCGACCAATCGTTTGTTCTCCAGCTTCTCGAGTTGTTTGACAGTGAAGATCCTCGCGAGCGTGATTTCCTGAAAACGACGCTTCACCGAATTTACGGTAAATTCCTCAACCTACGCGCATTCATCCGCCGCTCGATCAGTCATGTGTTTTTCCAATTCGTTTATGAGACGGAACGACATAACGGTATCGCCGAGCTTCTCGAGATTCTAGGCTCGATTATCAATGGTTTTGCGCTCCCGCTGAAAGAGGAACACAAGACGTTTCTCACGCGCGCGCTCATCCCTTTGCACAAGGCGAAATCGCTTGCGCTCTACCACCCCCAGCTCGCGTACTGTGTCGTCCAGTTCCTCGAAAAGGATCCTGCGCTCACGGAAGAAGTCGTGTTGGGGCTATTGAGGTACTGGCCAAAAGTCAATTCGCCCAAGGAAGTCATGTTTCTAAACGAGGTGGAAGAGATTTTGGACGTGATTGAGCATAATGAGTTTATCAAGATTATGCAGCCGCTGTTTGTGCAGCTGGCGAGGTGTATCAACAGCGCGCATTTCCAAGTGGCGGAACGCGCGCTGTACTATTGGAACAATGAGTACATTGTCAACCTCATGGGGGAACATATCAGTATCATCCTCCCCATCGTATTCCCTGCATTGTACCAAAATTCGAAAACTCATTGGAATAGGACGATACATGGGATGGTGTATAATGCGCTCAAGTTGTTTATGGAGATTAATCAAGAAGTGTTTGAAGAGTGTCAGAATAATTATAGAGCGCAACGTAAAGC TGAATCAGAACGTGGTATTGAGCGATACGACGAATGGCTGCGCCTTCGCGAGCAAGCGATCCAAAACTGGGAATCGACGCACCCCTCTTTACCCCTCCCCGAACGTTTACAAGAACCCCCACCACCCCGACCTGAAGCGTACGAGGACGAGCCGATGGTGGACGTTTCGGTGGAGATGACGGCCGATGGGTTCGATCCCGGTGAGAGTTTTACGTTGGATAGGTCGATCggggaggagatggtgCCTGTGGCGGATCCAGAGGTGGAGAAGCGGCCTATCAGT CCAACGTCGCCAACGCAAATCCTGGGACAGCAAGGACAGGCTCCTCCTCCAAGTCCGACACCAAgcggcggtggtggtgggaTTGCACCGCATTTGAGGAGAAAATCAGTGTTGCCGATTGATGCAGAGGTCATGCAGGATCTTCAG AATCACACAAGTCTGGAAAATGAAGCAAAACCGTGA
- a CDS encoding Hypothetical Protein (Similar to TIGR gene model, INSD accession AAW45138.1) has translation MSTSRPRIDSLRSSSTIDHSAWGARAPSPSFSTTTTGSKVNLPENHALITRKDLRQSIACFEELMAAAKAYRNALLAMSSATAAFATAMEACSRIKGCRSSNSALAGAAGLQYLVSNHEQLLADTVYRQFEIPLLHALDNYKMITADRLAAYEKALHEQSQKIRKTEAENLKIGRRRKRDLQQFRQALGELQKQVDELDSIKAAYHEEVLEGEEEVWETVLGRVAFVIRSQLDFYEKIAGKASDPILEPMVMSIPDPFDAYGPPKEEGQIFSVLAPLSLLDSSAPQSPTLNLPRVLSPPPVSAKTTSPGRPSSPSDFHGTPTRRSPAPREPEASSESVFGQHDTWLESASGIFGTSSVSELGNGSDRSRRELSIIDEGDITLNGKKNDQNEGNGDGDDGGDDDGDGDEASVKAVKDSFGGKIDGRPTKAANGSS, from the exons ATGTCTACTTCCCGACCCCGCATAGACTCCCTCAGGAGCTCATCTACCATAGATCATTCAGCCTGGGGAGCACGAGCGCCCTCTCCCTCA TTCTCAACCACAACAACGGGCTCAAAAGTCAATCTACCGGAGAACCATGCGCTAATCACACGGAAAGACCTGAGACAGTCCATCGCATGCTTTGAAGAG CTGATGGCGGCGGCCAAAGCGTATCGCAATGCTCTGCTAGCGATGTCTTCGGCCACCGCAGCATTTGCCACGGCAATGGAAGCCTGCTCTAG GATTAAGGGCTGCAGGTCGTCCAACTCGGCCTTGGCAGGTGCAGCAGGTCTTCAGTATCTCGTCTCCAATCATGAACAGCTCTTGGCGGATACTGTGTACCGCCAATTTGAGATACCTTTACTTCATGCTTTGGACAACTACAAAATGATCACCGCCGATAGACTGGCCGCATATGAGAAGGCGCTCCATGAACAAAGTCAGAAAATTAGAAAGACTGAGGCGGAGAATTTGAAGATTGGACGGAGACGAAAAAGAG ATCTTCAGCAATTCAGACAAGCGCTGGGGGAACTGCAGAAACAAGTAGACGAATTGGATTCAATAAAGGCGGCATACCATGAAGAAGTTCTTGAGggcgaggaagaagttTGGGAAACCGTCCTTGGACGAGTTGCATTTGTCATCCGAAGCCAACTTGATTTCTATGAGAAGATTGCTGGAAAAGCGAGTGATCCGATACTCGAACCCATGGTCATGTCTATACCCGACCCGTTCGACGCCTACGGACCACCAAAGGAAGAGGGGCAAATATTCAGTGTACTCGCTCC GTTGAGCCTTTTAGATTCCAGTGCACCTCAGTCACCTACCCTAAACCTCCCTCGCGTCCTCTCACCTCCGCCCGTGTCCGCCAAGACTACAAGCCCTGGTCGTCCGTCTTCTCCATCAGACTTTCACGGTACACCGACCAGACGATCACCTGCACCTAGAGAACCGGAAGCGAGCAGTGAATCAGTGTTTGGACAGCATGATACATGGCTCGAAAGTGCTTCTGGAATTTTCGGTACTTCCAGTGTTTCTGAGTTGGGAAATGGGAGTGATAGGTCGAGAAGAGAGTTGAGCATCAttgatgaaggagacatCACGTTGAACGGGAAAAAGAATGATCAAAACGAAGGTAatggtgatggtgatgatggtggtgatgatgatggtgatggaGACGAAGCTAGTGTGAAAGCAGTCAAAGATTCCTTCGGTGGAAAGATTGACGGGCGACCAACAAAAGCAGCGAATGGGAGTTCATAG
- a CDS encoding 50s ribosomal protein l19, putative (Similar to TIGR gene model, INSD accession AAW45142.1), whose translation MLNPLRPLSRSVRHFSSPAPASSYPYNPSAIPRPSTTALPPPPALVHPRNGWSLITHLNNAASHSPWAHLFARRSRDRLPAGSVLTVITYTDPAKKSISPFSGVLMGTKRRGVDTSFRLRNIVNKAGVEMTFKLNSPMIKDIKVVKRAEKAKGQLKDLKRAKVNYLRERPAVMAAIARALKTAKQNEAAGES comes from the exons ATGTTAAACCCCCTGCGGCCGTTGAGCCGCTCCGTGAGACACTTTTCATCCCCCGCCCCCGCCTCAT CCTACCCATACAACCCGTCCGCGATCCCCCGGCCGTCGACGACCGccctcccccccccgccTGCGCTCGTGCACCCGAGGAACGGATGGTCGCTAATAACGCACCTTAATAACGCCGCGTCCCACTCCCCCTGGGCGCACCTCTTCGCCCGCCGCAGCAGAGACCGTCTCCCCGCCGGCTCCGTCCTCACTGTCATCACCTACACCGACCCTGCGAAGAAGAGCATCTCTCCCTTCAGCGGCGTCCTCATGGGCACAAAGCGCCGTGGCGTCGACACCTCGTTCCGTCTGAGAAACATCGTCAACAAGGCCGGCGTCGAGATGACCTTCAAGCTGAATTCTCCCATGATCAAGGACATCAAAGTCGTCAAGCGCGCAGAAAAGGCAAAGGGCCAGCTGAAGGATTTGAAGCGCGCAAAGGTCAATTACCTGAGAGAGAGACCGGCCGTTATGGCGGCTATTGCCAGGGCGTTGAAGACGGCCAAGCAGAACGAAGCAGCGGGCGAGTCATAG
- a CDS encoding ubiquinol-cytochrome c reductase complex 7.3 kDa protein, putative (Similar to TIGR gene model, INSD accession AAW45140.1), which translates to MPGIQDVIYNTFFRRNSVFVATTFIAAFSFSMGFDLATTAFWDSHNRGKQWKDIRHKYLQGAGDEE; encoded by the exons ATGCCCGGCATCCAGGAC GTCATCTACAACACCTTTTTCCGACGAAACTCTGTCTTTGTCGCCACCACTTTCATCGCcgccttctccttctccatgGGCTTCGACCTCGCCACCACTGCCTTCTGGGACTCCCACAACCGAGGA AAGCAATGGAAGGACATCCGACACAAGTACCTCCAGGGTGCTGGGGACGAGGAATAG
- a CDS encoding uncharacterized protein (Similar to SGTC gene model, INSD accession EAL17765.1) codes for MEANPCTLTLEDGTHYDLTQLASSKADYVAQVGDTTYSLNVCRSVVGELYKLDDPDQVGGFFRQADGDFSLGKVNTNLTLSPMTNEPMIIMTGGSSCPGNPEQTASTAIRFICSPSDFNAGKPILVASLPPQDPCQFYFEWNTHLACPTNPKRELETSHYYIAFGAILAIIFLTWFGGVTLYNRLHLKRRGLSQFPLPSFHFPSISLPSRNSGEQSGPSWGSWRRRSNRSGGYDRVRAEEHDEEQEGFAARFSLEERVD; via the exons ATGGAAGCTAATCCATGTACGCTCACTCTTGAGGACGGCACGCACTACGACCTCACCCAACTTGCCTCCTCCAAAGCCGACTACGTGGCACAAGTCGGGGATACAACGTACAGCCTCAATGTCTGCCGCAGTGTAGTGGGCGAACTGTACAAGTTGGATGATCCTGATCAGGTTGGGGGATTTTTCAGGCAGGCAGATGGTGATTTCTCTTTGGG AAAAGTCAATACAAACTTGACACTGTCGCCAATGACAAATGAACCCATGATCATCATGACCGGCGGATCATCATGTCCTGGCAACCCGGAACAAACGGCTTCCACTGCTATACGA TTTATATGTAGCCCATCCGACTTTAACGCCGGTAAACCCATCCTTGTCGCCAGTCTTCCTCCGCAGGATCCATGTCAATTCTATTTCGAGTGGAACACACATCTGGCCTGTCCTACGAATCCCAAAAGAGAATTGGAGACAAGCCACTACTATATTGCCTTTGGAGCTAT CCTTGCCATTATTTTTTTGACATGGTTCGGAGGCGTTACGCTGTATAACCGCCTGCACCTCAAACGCCGCGGTCTCTCCCAATTCCCACTCCCATCTTTCCATTTCCCATCCATCAGCCTTCCATCAAGAAATTCAGGCGAGCAATCTGGACCAAGTTGGGGTTCATGGCGACGTCGATCTAATCGATCAGGTGGTTATGACCGAGTTCGCGCCGAGGAGCATGATGAGGAACAAGAAGGGTTTGCAGCCAGGTTTAGTTTGGAGGAAA GGGTTGATTAA
- a CDS encoding NADH-ubiquinone oxidoreductase, putative (Similar to TIGR gene model, INSD accession AAW45139.1), whose translation MLRNLRPLLRTVPVPSRSAFRPLSTTPKAFAAAAAHGGSPVKAHSVEELHALTAEEILKEGGVRKEAEMRHFTVNFGPQHPAAHGVLRLILELNGEEILRADPHIGLLHRGTEKLIEYKNYTQALPYFDRLDYVSMMTNELCYSIAVERLLNIEVPERAKWIRTLFGEITRVLNHLMAVLTHAMDVGALTPFLWGFEEREKLMEFYERVSGARMHAAYVRPGGVAFDLPHGLLDDIFKWATQFSSRVDEIEEVVTGNRIWKQRTIGIGPVTAQQALDYSFSGVMLRGSGIPWDIRKVAPYDAYDKVEFDVPIGKNGDCYDRYLCRVQEFRESLRIIGQCLNKIPDGAYKIDDHKIVPPPRASMKESMESLIHHFKIFSEGYSVPPGETYAAIEAPKGEMGVYLVSDGSNRPYKCKIRAPGFAHLAGADFMMRHHFLPDAVAIIGTMDLVFGEVDR comes from the exons ATGCTTAGAAACCTCCGGCCTCTCCTCCGAACTGTGCCGGTCCCATCTCGGTCAGCCTTCAGGCCGCTTTCCACCACACCAAAAGCGTTTGCTGCAGCTGCAGCTCATGGAGGTTCGCCCGTCAAGGCCCACTCTGTAGAAGA GCTCCATGCTTTAACTGCGGAAGAAATCTTGAAGGAAGGGGGAGTGAGGAAAGAGGCGGAAATGAGACACTTTACAG TCAATTTTGGTCCCCAACATCCTGCCGCGCACGGTGTGCTTCGACTTATCCTCGAACTTAACGGTGAA GAAATCCTTCGTGCCGACCCACACATTggtcttcttcatcgagGTACCGAAAAGCTCATCGAGTACAAGAACTATACACAGGCTTTGCCCTACTTTGACCGACTGGACTATGTTTCTATGA TGACCAACGAGTTGTGTTACTCTATTGCTGTTGAGAGATTGCTCAATATTGAAGTACCGGAGCGAGCCAAGTGGATTAGAACATTGTTTGGAGAAATCACCCGTGTTCTAAACCATCTTATGGCCGTCTTGAC TCACGCGATGGATGTTGGTGCTCTTACTCCCTTCTTGTGGGGTTTCGAGGAGCGTGAAAAGCTCATGGAGTTTTACGAACGCGTATCCGGAGCCCGTATGCACGCTGCCTATGTCCGACCCGGTGGTGTCGCTTTCGATCTCCCGCACGGCTTGCTCGACGATATTTTCAAATGGGCGACGCAATTCTCCTCTCGAGTAGATGAGATTGAGGAGGTTGTCACTGGAAACAGAATTTGGAAGCAGAGAACGATTGGTATTGGACCTGTGACTGCTCAACAAGCGTTGGACTACAGTTTCTCCGGTGTTATGCTGAGAGGTAGTGGTATTCCTTGGGATATCCGAAAGGTGGCGCCGTATGATGCGTACGACAAGGTGGAGTTTGACGTTCCTATTGGCAAGAACGGTGACTGCT ATGACCGATACCTCTGCCGAGTGCAAGAATTCCGAGAGTCCCTTCGAATCATCGGACAGTGTCTTAACAAGATCCCTGATGGTGCTTACAAGATTGATGACCACAAGATTGTCCCTCCCCCTCGAGCTTCCATGAAGGAAAGCATGGAGAGTCTTATCCACCACTTCAAG ATCTTCTCTGAAGGTTACTCTGTTCCTCCCGGAGAAACATACGCTGCTATCGAAGCCCCCAAGGGTGAGATGGGTGTCTACCTCGTTTCCGACGGCTCCAACCGCCCTTACAAGTGCAAGATCCGAGCACCCGGTTTCGCCCACTTGGCTGGAGCGGACTTTATGATGAGGCACCATTTCTTGCCGGACGCGGTCGCTATCATTGGTACTATGGACTTGGTGTTCGGAGAGGTTGACAGGTAG